The Aquila chrysaetos chrysaetos chromosome 17, bAquChr1.4, whole genome shotgun sequence region TGCTGATTTTGGTAAGCATCTTATTAATTGCCTGCTTGACGTGGGTAGTGGAGCTTCGTCTCCGTGTCTTGCCCTGGACCATCTTTCGACGCCGTACCTCACGACAAAGCTCATAGAAGGCCTCCATAATGTTGCCCTCTCCTGTGCAAGCAGAGCACTCATAAAAAGCACATGCTAGTTCTGTGGCCAGCTTTTCACCTTCCTCTGTGCTGACCTGCCTGGAGTGATCCAAGTCTGCTTTGTTCCCCACTAGGATCAGGGTGAcgtttttgggttttttaacttCATCCAACAAGTTCTTAAGTGGCAGCACTTCCTCAAAGCTGCCTCTGTCCGTGATGTCATAAACCAGCACGAAGCCTTCACCCCATCGCACATGTCCTTCTTTCTGAATAGCATCCTCCTGTTTTGAAAAGACAGACACCAGCCTTAGGAATTTGATTTATGAAGAAGACACCAGGCCTTCAGACAGATGTTGGTCCTCCAGAGCCTACGAAGCCATGTACATCTGCTCTACTTTATACTTTACACACATCACCTCTTTTATCATGTAGCATAGGAGATCTACTCTACCAAGGTGCCATGGGCTGCCTGTGGACAGGCTGGTAGCAGACAATTGGAAGAGGGTCTTTGTTGAATCGTACCCAGCACACGAACTGCATAGAACTGTGCAGCATGAGCACCTGACATGTTTTGAAAGGAAGGGAGACCTGACTGTGACAAAACTGTTCTTCACTTTGGTGGGGATCATTGACTGAGGTTGTCAAGCCTCATCGCTTGACTGTAGAAAAAAACTGTGACTTTGTgcataataataacaacatgTTGTTGGGTTGGCCCTGAATCAAGGAATGAGAACAAAATCATTTTAATCCCAGAGTAAACCCTGACTTGTTTATTCTTCCAGTGTTCGAAAACTCTAAGGAGGGTCCCTTGCAGAAGGATCTGGATCCAGTGTGCTGGGTCCAGCAGTAAGGTGAtggtggtggaggggggggCTCTGCTCAGAAGCAAGCTTCTGTCCCCAGAAGCGGAGCACACCTGCCACCCACCGCACTGCTGTCACAACCACactccccttccctgctgtcTATCTAAGCCAGGGTATTGGATAATAGTACATGTACCCACGCACCTGACCAGCTGTATCTAGTATCTCCATGGAAACCACTTCATCATCAATGGTAGCTTGGTGACGATATGTAGACTCTAAAATAAGAACACATTTTGCGAAACTTATTAAAAgaaggtaaatttttttttgtatcttccTTACAGCTATGCCAGCACAAGACCTGAGATGTGACATACAGCTTCACCGAATTTTATTTGTTGGAGCTCTTCCAACCATTCTGGAGCACACTCAAGTCCCTCTTTCTGTAACAGTGACTCTTTTACCTCTCCCCCAACTCTTTCGTTCTCATGTCTTATACCTGCAAAGGGCTGTGCCTGTGGACGCTGCACTCTGTGCCCAACAAGAGGACAGAGTTTTCTGTGGCAAAGCtctgcaaggctgcagcagcccatttttcatgtttgctcATAGGGAAGGCTGCCACCTCTGAAACACAAATACCACTACTCTCAAAGTACCCAGCTCGACAGCCTGTCACTGCATAGCTTGAAGTCTCACAAGATCAAAACCAGTACAGTTGGAGATCAGGGAACCTAACCACTAAGCTCAGGCCTTATACTGTGATAAAATTACAGAACAGTTAGCTATTTTAGGAATGTCTCTTTGAAACATGCTGAAATCATCACATTCCCCTCTTCTAGCAAGGGCTCAAGCAGTGATTTCCCTGTATATGATTTGTAAGGATAACCAGTGGGCATTAAGCATTCACACTatgctacaggaaaaaaaggaacctaTTTACTATGTCCCAGGTCCTGGAACCCAGCAACTAATCAGAAAGCTAATGAGAAAAGGGCTTTGTTTTATCTTAATGAGCTGATTAGTTAAATTCGATAGCATTTGACCTAAAACTTGGAAAATTGTCTCTCCTAACACTCAGATTTATTACTGTTGCGAGCTCACAGATGTCCTATAtcaaaaggcaaatgcaaatGCTGTAAAACTGTGGCCAGTGACTATGAATGCTTTGCATTGTCAGAGACACAATTCTTTTATTTGGTGCAAATCTCCTCAACAGGAATGAAGGATATCTTTAAGGAAACACATTTCTTTGATTTGAACTTCTGAAAGGACTGATGTTTGGTGAATACCTTTTTTCGTTATGTACTTAAGAATGTCACTTCTTCATAATCATGAATGTTTCAATGCTGTCAGTGCTGCAAACGGTCTCTTCCCAAACCAAAAATGTCACTTCCCTCCTGTGCCACCTTAATTGCTTTAAGTAGCACAGCTGCCTCTAATAGGGACAAATGGTCAATTTAATTAGGCAGATGGCAAGCAATCTTGCTGTAGGGTTTCAGGCAATGAAGACtagatttttcaaaggctgtAAATATCCCTTCTGTTTAAAGGAGGAGCTGGAGTCCTACCTTTGTGAACCTGAGGCTATACCTGCACGGCAGAGTAAGACATAGCTAAGTCTCTCAGTGGTATGTCTTATCCGTCCCTTCTGTACACCCTCCAGGCTGTAGCAATTCCCCCAGGGGAATGCAGAAAAGGCAGGAGCTCTAGTTTGGTCTGGAACCTTCAACAAGTTATTTCAGTGGCTAAAATGTGCAGTGCTAGGATGGGAGTCCCTGTGCAGCACTCCATGTCCAAAGCCATTTAGGAACttatgctttggtttttttgggggagagTGCTGTGAAGAAGAGATGGCTCTCTGAGTGAGTAATGTGATATTAGCTCCTTACTTGTTTAGGCCTTGCAATGCTTAAATGCCTTCAACTATCTGGCCCTGCTTGACAAGTAGCTGTTGAGAATTGGTCCA contains the following coding sequences:
- the RERG gene encoding ras-related and estrogen-regulated growth inhibitor, translating into MAKSAEVKLAIFGRAGVGKSALVVRFLTKRFIWEYDPTLESTYRHQATIDDEVVSMEILDTAGQEDAIQKEGHVRWGEGFVLVYDITDRGSFEEVLPLKNLLDEVKKPKNVTLILVGNKADLDHSRQVSTEEGEKLATELACAFYECSACTGEGNIMEAFYELCREVRRRKMVQGKTRRRSSTTHVKQAINKMLTKISS